A portion of the Segatella copri DSM 18205 genome contains these proteins:
- the truB gene encoding tRNA pseudouridine(55) synthase TruB, with protein MDFRKGEIIAIDKPYRMSSFGALAHVRYLLSKKLGFKVKIGHAGTLDPLATGVLVLCTGKCTKQIEQLQTHTKEYTATLQLGATTASYDKEHSVNHTYPTEHITRQLVEETLKQFVGEIQQVPPTYSAVKVNGDRSYALRRAGEEVQLKPKTVRVDEIELTDYNDEEKTASIRVVCGKGTYIRSLARDIGRALDSGAYLTALRRTKAGSFAVENCISFDHFQEWLDEQPLEDSLQPSK; from the coding sequence ATGGATTTCAGAAAAGGAGAAATTATTGCCATCGACAAGCCTTATCGAATGTCGAGTTTCGGAGCCCTGGCACATGTTCGCTATCTGCTCAGCAAGAAGCTCGGTTTTAAGGTGAAGATAGGACATGCCGGTACGCTCGATCCCCTTGCCACTGGCGTGCTGGTGCTCTGCACCGGTAAATGTACCAAGCAGATAGAACAGCTGCAGACCCATACTAAGGAGTATACAGCTACCCTGCAGCTCGGTGCTACTACCGCCAGCTACGATAAGGAACACAGCGTGAATCACACCTATCCTACGGAGCATATCACCCGCCAGCTGGTGGAGGAAACGCTCAAGCAGTTTGTGGGCGAGATTCAGCAGGTTCCGCCTACCTACAGCGCCGTAAAGGTGAATGGCGACCGCTCTTATGCCTTGCGCCGGGCAGGCGAAGAGGTTCAGCTCAAGCCGAAGACCGTGCGTGTAGACGAGATAGAACTCACCGATTATAACGATGAGGAGAAGACCGCCAGCATCCGTGTGGTTTGCGGCAAAGGCACTTACATCCGCTCCCTCGCCCGTGATATCGGCAGGGCTCTCGATAGTGGCGCATACCTTACCGCCCTCCGCCGTACCAAGGCAGGAAGTTTTGCAGTAGAAAACTGCATCAGTTTTGATCATTTCCAGGAATGGCTTGATGAGCAGCCTCTCGAAGACAGCCTTCAGCCATCCAAGTAA
- the queA gene encoding tRNA preQ1(34) S-adenosylmethionine ribosyltransferase-isomerase QueA, producing MKLSQFNFKLPKDQVALYPHKAKHVVKTASGERTFEITRRDESRLMVLHKKSETIEMYKKDENGKDMVDADGNPVFLQFKDIVNYFEEGDTFIFNNTKVFPARLYGTKEKTDAKIEVFLLRELNPEMRLWDVLVEPARKIRIGNKLFFDDVNEMVAEVIDNTTSRGRTLRFLYDEDGNHDVFKRSLFALGEAPLPRYVIDAREDHHATEDDMDDFQCVFAEVEGAVTAPATGLHFSRELMKRMEINGINEAYITLHCGLGNFHDIEVEDLTKHKMDSEQMMISQEACDLVNKTKLAGHRVCAIGTSVMKATETAVGTDGMMKAFDGWTNKFIFPPYDFGLADCAVANFYHPESTLMMSTAAFGGYDLVYEAYKMAVKNGYMFGCYGDSLLMLPD from the coding sequence ATGAAGCTATCACAATTTAACTTTAAGTTGCCAAAAGATCAGGTGGCACTTTATCCACATAAGGCAAAGCACGTGGTAAAAACGGCTAGTGGTGAACGTACATTCGAGATTACTCGCCGCGATGAGTCCCGACTCATGGTTCTCCACAAGAAGTCAGAAACCATCGAGATGTACAAGAAAGATGAAAACGGCAAGGATATGGTTGATGCCGATGGCAATCCAGTATTCCTGCAGTTCAAGGATATCGTGAATTACTTCGAAGAGGGCGATACCTTCATCTTCAACAATACCAAGGTTTTCCCAGCCCGTCTTTATGGTACCAAGGAGAAGACCGATGCCAAGATTGAGGTGTTCCTGCTCCGTGAGCTCAATCCTGAGATGCGCCTTTGGGACGTATTGGTAGAGCCTGCCCGCAAGATCCGTATCGGCAACAAGCTTTTCTTCGATGATGTCAACGAGATGGTTGCCGAGGTTATCGACAATACCACCAGCCGTGGACGTACCCTCCGTTTCCTCTATGATGAGGACGGCAATCATGATGTCTTCAAGCGTTCGCTCTTCGCTCTGGGCGAGGCTCCGCTTCCTCGCTACGTTATCGATGCACGTGAGGATCATCACGCTACAGAGGATGATATGGACGATTTCCAGTGTGTTTTCGCTGAGGTAGAGGGTGCTGTTACTGCACCTGCTACCGGTCTTCACTTCTCACGCGAGCTGATGAAGCGTATGGAAATCAACGGTATCAACGAGGCTTATATCACCCTGCATTGCGGTTTGGGCAACTTCCACGATATTGAGGTGGAGGACCTTACCAAGCACAAGATGGATTCTGAGCAGATGATGATCAGTCAGGAGGCATGCGATCTGGTTAACAAGACCAAGCTTGCCGGCCATCGCGTCTGCGCTATCGGTACCAGTGTGATGAAGGCAACAGAAACGGCTGTAGGCACCGATGGTATGATGAAGGCATTCGACGGATGGACCAACAAGTTCATCTTCCCTCCATACGATTTCGGTCTTGCTGACTGTGCCGTAGCCAATTTCTATCATCCGGAGTCAACCCTGATGATGAGTACTGCAGCCTTTGGCGGTTACGACCTGGTTTACGAGGCATACAAGATGGCTGTGAAGAATGGCTATATGTTTGGCTGCTATGGTGATTCTTTGTTGATGCTTCCAGATTAA
- the folK gene encoding 2-amino-4-hydroxy-6-hydroxymethyldihydropteridine diphosphokinase, producing MYQVYLSLGTNLGNRKRNIREVIEKIGEQIGVVERQSALYETKPWGYSSPNDYINACVLVLTTMAPRQVLEATQRIESEMGRTMKSVDGEYQDRIIDIDILMIDDLVIDEPDFKVPHPLMEEREFVMKPLKEILK from the coding sequence ATGTATCAGGTATATTTAAGTCTCGGTACGAATTTGGGCAACCGAAAGCGCAACATTCGCGAGGTAATTGAAAAGATAGGAGAGCAGATTGGTGTGGTAGAGCGCCAGTCTGCTCTTTACGAAACCAAGCCTTGGGGCTATTCATCGCCCAACGACTATATCAATGCCTGTGTGCTGGTTCTCACCACGATGGCTCCGCGCCAGGTGCTGGAGGCTACGCAGCGCATAGAGAGCGAAATGGGGCGCACTATGAAGTCGGTGGATGGCGAATACCAGGACCGCATCATCGACATTGATATCCTGATGATAGATGACTTGGTGATAGATGAGCCCGATTTCAAGGTTCCCCATCCGTTGATGGAGGAGCGTGAATTCGTGATGAAACCGCTGAAGGAGATACTAAAATAG
- a CDS encoding helix-turn-helix domain-containing protein, with protein sequence MQLFESYHFISWAVMALVLLALLIFYIISLRLTVKRQVCIIKSLRQQLQNLLDPSASVEAVRTDHLFSEVQGKNLGDEALEALTTEQELFVKATLYMKEKTPFTNPDFHIDDLAKALCSNRTTLANCIRKYTFGDMTLLQFINRYRLNYAVQLLSSPDNKLNISQIAEAAGFRSRSVFNRQFFLRFHCSPSEFRENPLNQAEGEMPSDLTNTLEK encoded by the coding sequence ATGCAGTTGTTCGAAAGTTATCACTTCATTTCCTGGGCGGTTATGGCATTGGTCCTACTAGCCCTTTTGATATTTTATATAATTAGCTTGCGCTTAACAGTGAAGAGACAGGTTTGTATCATCAAGTCTCTGCGCCAGCAATTGCAGAATCTTTTAGATCCTTCGGCTTCGGTTGAAGCCGTTCGTACAGATCATCTCTTTTCCGAAGTACAGGGTAAGAATTTGGGCGATGAGGCACTTGAGGCATTGACTACGGAGCAGGAATTATTTGTCAAGGCAACATTATATATGAAGGAGAAAACTCCTTTTACCAATCCTGATTTTCATATAGATGATTTGGCAAAGGCTTTGTGTTCTAATCGTACTACCTTGGCAAATTGCATCAGGAAATATACTTTCGGTGATATGACCTTATTGCAGTTTATCAATCGTTATCGTCTGAATTATGCCGTTCAGTTATTGTCTTCTCCAGATAATAAGCTAAATATTTCGCAGATTGCAGAAGCTGCGGGCTTTCGTTCTCGCAGCGTCTTCAATCGGCAGTTTTTCTTGCGGTTTCATTGTTCACCTTCTGAATTTCGAGAGAATCCTCTTAACCAGGCAGAGGGTGAGATGCCTTCTGACTTGACAAATACACTTGAAAAATAG
- a CDS encoding helix-turn-helix domain-containing protein: MNEFLEENFSYLVTMTSIIYCMLGFFLIFINTPQTSIYAPYRKSKRLLATGMFIMSIDIWIWLASFNGVWTYSYDWEVSLDTILFYLIGICFSFSFSNLINHQYISKRRCKITAIKFGATSCFALFAMLDALQEYSPILQIIALLGIVELCFQHVFYFHRTYLQYNIELANYFSSDQRSFLKWLNITHWLLYILFAFAVISTTSGAIINWLLQFYIVAVNIYITINFINHAREYGNLQLASERGIHTDENKCPSALDTKKEENAIAAGNSYKNKRKEDFRNILRPRLALWLKEKAYTQEQFTIEELASRLHTNKTYLSTFINEEYGMSFSSWISSLRIEEAKRIMANDPQQKLIDVAYKAGFSSLAYFSSVFVKSEGISPSAWLRGFSRNSEGEQ; encoded by the coding sequence ATGAATGAGTTCTTAGAAGAAAACTTTTCGTATTTAGTAACGATGACCAGCATCATTTATTGCATGCTGGGATTTTTCCTTATATTCATCAACACACCCCAAACCAGCATCTATGCGCCCTATCGAAAGTCAAAGAGATTACTGGCTACTGGCATGTTCATAATGAGTATAGATATATGGATCTGGCTTGCCAGCTTCAACGGAGTGTGGACATACTCATACGATTGGGAGGTGAGTTTAGATACCATCCTATTCTATCTCATCGGCATCTGCTTCTCCTTTTCCTTCAGTAATCTGATAAACCATCAATACATTTCCAAGCGACGCTGCAAAATCACAGCAATCAAGTTTGGCGCAACATCTTGCTTTGCCCTTTTTGCTATGCTCGACGCATTACAAGAGTACAGCCCCATACTGCAGATCATCGCCCTGTTAGGCATTGTGGAACTATGCTTCCAACATGTGTTCTATTTCCATAGAACCTATCTTCAGTACAACATAGAACTGGCCAACTATTTCTCCAGCGACCAAAGATCTTTCCTGAAATGGCTGAACATCACTCATTGGCTGCTCTATATCCTTTTTGCCTTTGCAGTTATTTCCACCACATCAGGAGCAATCATCAACTGGCTCTTGCAGTTTTATATTGTAGCAGTGAATATCTATATCACCATCAACTTTATAAACCATGCCAGAGAATACGGAAACCTACAATTGGCTAGCGAGCGGGGCATCCATACAGATGAAAACAAGTGCCCAAGTGCTCTTGATACAAAAAAGGAAGAAAACGCCATAGCTGCCGGCAACAGCTATAAAAACAAAAGGAAAGAAGACTTCAGGAATATATTGCGCCCAAGATTGGCATTGTGGTTGAAAGAAAAGGCTTATACGCAAGAACAATTCACCATAGAAGAACTGGCAAGCCGACTACACACCAACAAAACATATCTATCAACCTTTATCAATGAAGAATATGGCATGAGTTTCAGTTCCTGGATTTCGAGCCTGCGAATAGAAGAAGCCAAGAGAATCATGGCAAATGATCCCCAACAAAAGCTCATTGACGTAGCTTACAAGGCAGGATTCTCTTCACTGGCCTATTTTTCAAGTGTATTTGTCAAGTCAGAAGGCATCTCACCCTCTGCCTGGTTAAGAGGATTCTCTCGAAATTCAGAAGGTGAACAATGA
- a CDS encoding DUF3575 domain-containing protein, protein MQARQAEQTKPSQQTWQTKQVGLKTNMLYWATATPNLGLEMAVGKKHTTQVFFGLNPWKQSGGNHSSLRHWMVMPEYRYWFNQNFDGWFLGAHALGGLYNVGGVKFPFGLLKGLRNHRYEGWYAGGGITAGKQWNLSKHWNFEASLGLGYIHTKYDKFECGTCGEKLNSAHKNYVGPTKVALSLIYLIPGRADEKCSTGAPQIIETIQQPKQNVLKPVLQLQAVVAEAPKIRHLDKRAYIDFPVNRIELRADYRRNPAQLDSIITTIKALKADNNLQVMGINIHGFASPEGSYKHNEYLAKNRAITLTEYVRKMVELPDSIFAVSSTAEDWDGLREYIRASNLEKKEQLLAIAQDENLDPDARDAKLKQQYPAQYRTLLTLCYPALRHSDYHITYKVKPFDVEEAKQIMKTRPQLLSLNELFMVAQTYEVGSMEFNEVMELAVRMYPEDETANLNAAIIRLNNGDADAAKPYLDRAGDSKEANAARKAYEMMMMQ, encoded by the coding sequence ATGCAAGCCCGCCAAGCCGAGCAAACCAAGCCATCTCAGCAGACCTGGCAGACTAAGCAGGTTGGCTTGAAGACCAATATGCTTTATTGGGCTACTGCTACCCCTAACTTGGGATTAGAGATGGCTGTAGGCAAAAAGCATACAACTCAGGTTTTCTTCGGCTTGAATCCTTGGAAGCAAAGTGGCGGCAACCATTCCAGTCTTCGTCATTGGATGGTGATGCCTGAGTATCGCTACTGGTTCAATCAGAACTTCGATGGTTGGTTCCTCGGTGCTCATGCTTTAGGAGGACTGTATAATGTAGGTGGCGTGAAGTTTCCTTTCGGGTTATTGAAAGGATTGCGCAACCATCGCTATGAAGGATGGTATGCCGGAGGCGGTATCACAGCCGGTAAGCAATGGAATCTTTCTAAGCACTGGAACTTCGAGGCTTCGCTCGGATTGGGCTATATCCATACCAAATACGATAAATTCGAATGTGGTACCTGTGGTGAAAAACTCAACTCTGCCCATAAGAATTATGTGGGACCCACCAAGGTGGCTCTTTCCCTCATTTATTTGATTCCGGGTAGGGCAGATGAAAAATGCTCAACAGGTGCTCCTCAGATCATCGAGACCATTCAGCAGCCTAAGCAGAACGTATTGAAGCCGGTGCTCCAGTTGCAGGCAGTAGTAGCCGAAGCTCCGAAGATTCGCCATTTGGATAAGCGTGCCTATATCGACTTCCCGGTCAACAGGATAGAATTGCGTGCCGATTATCGCCGTAATCCGGCACAGTTGGATAGCATCATCACCACCATCAAGGCATTGAAGGCGGATAATAACCTGCAGGTGATGGGCATCAATATCCATGGTTTTGCTTCGCCGGAAGGTTCGTATAAGCATAATGAGTATCTGGCAAAGAATCGTGCCATCACCCTGACAGAATATGTCCGCAAGATGGTAGAGTTGCCTGACAGCATCTTTGCGGTATCATCTACCGCTGAGGATTGGGACGGTTTGCGTGAGTATATCCGGGCAAGCAACTTGGAGAAAAAGGAGCAGCTTCTTGCCATAGCCCAGGATGAAAATCTGGATCCAGATGCTCGTGATGCGAAGCTGAAGCAACAATATCCTGCACAGTATCGCACCCTGCTCACCCTCTGCTATCCAGCTCTCCGCCATAGCGACTACCACATTACTTATAAGGTTAAGCCTTTCGATGTGGAAGAGGCAAAGCAGATCATGAAGACCAGGCCGCAGCTGTTGTCGCTCAACGAGTTGTTCATGGTAGCCCAGACCTATGAGGTAGGTTCCATGGAGTTCAATGAGGTGATGGAGCTGGCTGTGCGCATGTATCCGGAGGATGAAACGGCAAACCTGAATGCTGCCATTATCCGTCTGAACAACGGAGATGCCGATGCTGCCAAGCCATATTTGGATAGAGCCGGCGATTCAAAGGAAGCCAATGCCGCAAGAAAGGCGTATGAAATGATGATGATGCAATAG
- a CDS encoding Mfa1 family fimbria major subunit (Members of this family are fimbrial shaft proteins (major subunit proteins), found in the Bacteriodetes. The family is named for Mfa1 from Porphyromonas gingivalis, and is related to but distinct from the family of FimA from the species.): protein MKKFTMLSSVLVSALMLVVASCSSEDVAGDDAQNGKGTTSFLAVNIENVGSAPAYVGSAPASRSYEQGDGTYENGTEAESKINKVRFYFFNGDGTPYLLVKKDPSQAESVNYLDKSVVQHGGNNDQTVETKTDAVLVIEGDTKTVPASVIAVINPDVLENTTLHNGKSMTISELRTSATGSKFYDTTNGFVMSNSVYESAGQDICSTPVANNVFSTSDKALRNPVDIYVERVNAKVNAKIDKDYKRTGETENAWSQNAEGKYQIKVGSIDVTTYEENTNSTPTTHQYPVYAVVQGWQVADANGKAEVCKQIKTSWFAGELGINPWTTRDYHRSFWSESVPFNSGAVTGANRPVNPSFNDINMPLSDGFAATPVYTLPNTPDAVVKNPKTSDNDLTKLIVAAKLVYKDADDSYKAAQVCQYRGLTYLGEDAVKKQIAGSFTQYFKKTSDASGATVYKSLEASDIAFKTSSSVKNYEVVATLASTVGDIYVKNGETWTIAPKDDVNAALAKEDALIRTADGSTYYYTPIKHLGSEGKLGEYGIVRNHSYQVTIQNIQGYGTPVYDPDKVIDPMIPSDDNTYLAARINVLSWRVVSSTVDLDQTK, encoded by the coding sequence ATGAAGAAATTTACGATGCTTTCATCTGTGCTAGTTTCTGCACTGATGCTGGTGGTTGCATCCTGCTCTAGCGAAGATGTTGCTGGCGACGATGCACAGAATGGTAAGGGGACTACTTCTTTCCTTGCCGTGAATATCGAGAACGTGGGTTCTGCTCCTGCATACGTGGGTTCTGCTCCTGCATCTCGTAGTTATGAACAGGGTGATGGTACTTATGAGAATGGCACTGAGGCTGAGAGTAAGATTAACAAGGTGCGTTTCTATTTCTTCAATGGTGATGGTACTCCATACCTGTTGGTGAAAAAAGATCCATCTCAGGCAGAATCCGTAAATTATTTGGATAAGTCTGTTGTACAACATGGTGGTAATAATGACCAAACAGTTGAAACCAAGACTGATGCGGTGCTTGTGATAGAAGGTGATACGAAGACTGTACCAGCCTCTGTTATCGCTGTGATCAATCCAGATGTGTTGGAGAATACAACCCTGCATAATGGTAAAAGTATGACTATTTCTGAACTCCGAACATCTGCAACAGGTTCGAAGTTTTATGATACTACCAATGGCTTTGTTATGTCTAATTCTGTGTATGAAAGTGCTGGTCAGGACATTTGCTCAACACCTGTTGCAAACAACGTTTTCTCTACATCTGATAAGGCCTTGAGGAACCCTGTGGATATTTATGTGGAGCGAGTTAATGCCAAGGTTAATGCAAAGATTGATAAAGACTATAAACGCACTGGAGAGACCGAGAATGCATGGAGTCAAAATGCAGAGGGTAAGTACCAGATAAAGGTTGGCAGTATTGATGTTACCACTTATGAAGAGAATACCAATTCAACTCCAACAACACACCAATATCCTGTATATGCAGTAGTTCAGGGATGGCAGGTGGCTGATGCCAATGGTAAGGCTGAAGTTTGCAAGCAGATTAAGACTTCATGGTTTGCAGGAGAATTAGGTATTAATCCTTGGACAACTCGTGATTACCATCGTAGTTTCTGGTCTGAGTCAGTACCTTTCAATTCGGGTGCTGTGACAGGAGCTAATCGCCCAGTCAATCCTTCTTTTAATGACATCAATATGCCATTGTCAGACGGTTTCGCGGCAACACCTGTCTATACATTGCCAAATACGCCAGATGCGGTAGTTAAAAATCCAAAAACAAGTGACAATGACTTGACAAAACTGATTGTCGCAGCCAAACTGGTATACAAGGATGCTGATGATAGCTATAAGGCAGCGCAGGTATGTCAGTATAGAGGTTTGACCTATCTCGGCGAGGATGCTGTTAAAAAGCAGATTGCAGGTAGCTTTACACAATATTTCAAAAAGACATCAGATGCATCAGGTGCTACAGTCTATAAATCCCTTGAGGCTTCTGATATTGCATTCAAGACTTCTTCTTCTGTAAAGAATTATGAGGTTGTTGCAACTCTGGCAAGCACCGTAGGTGATATTTATGTCAAGAATGGAGAAACATGGACAATAGCACCTAAAGACGATGTTAATGCAGCCCTTGCCAAGGAGGACGCTCTGATTCGTACTGCTGATGGTTCTACCTATTATTATACACCAATCAAGCATCTCGGTTCTGAAGGCAAGTTGGGCGAGTATGGTATCGTGCGCAATCATTCTTATCAGGTAACTATTCAGAATATCCAGGGATATGGAACTCCAGTCTATGATCCAGACAAGGTTATCGATCCAATGATTCCAAGCGATGATAATACCTATCTTGCTGCACGTATCAATGTTCTTTCTTGGCGCGTGGTATCCTCAACTGTAGATTTGGATCAGACAAAGTAA
- a CDS encoding FimB/Mfa2 family fimbrial subunit yields the protein MKKIINDIKEKGRLMMLSCCAILGLLLASCDYWHDSYEGCEELLKTHLKVQFIYDMNMKFADAFPHEVKNVTLYAFDQQGKLAYVKTEAAEKIIAEEGMNIDDLTPGVYDLLVWAQGEERYAGSYTFGQARIGSSACDVLKATVNRADKGIVDHDLTPLFHGQLAKANLTKMEKGGTRTVKVSLTKNTNHFKVVLQNLSGVNLSADDFIFQITDNNGKMDYDNSLMEDEMLTYNAWSAYSASAGVSSGSSEQTSVACAIAELTTNRLVKGHDMRLRVYNKSTGASIINIPLIDYALMVKGNYNKSMSDQEYLDRQDSYDLVFFIDENHKWQAASVIINSWRVVLSKTDM from the coding sequence ATGAAGAAGATTATAAATGATATCAAAGAGAAGGGAAGGCTGATGATGCTCTCTTGCTGCGCCATCCTCGGTTTGCTGCTCGCATCCTGTGATTATTGGCACGATAGCTACGAGGGATGTGAGGAACTGCTGAAGACTCATCTGAAGGTGCAGTTCATCTACGATATGAACATGAAGTTTGCCGACGCTTTCCCTCATGAGGTAAAGAACGTCACACTTTATGCTTTCGACCAGCAGGGAAAATTGGCTTATGTCAAGACCGAGGCTGCCGAGAAGATTATCGCCGAAGAGGGGATGAACATCGACGACCTGACTCCTGGTGTCTATGATCTTCTCGTTTGGGCACAGGGCGAAGAGCGTTATGCTGGCTCCTATACTTTTGGGCAGGCACGCATAGGCTCTTCAGCCTGTGATGTACTCAAGGCTACGGTGAACCGTGCCGATAAGGGAATCGTCGACCATGATTTGACTCCGCTCTTCCATGGACAGTTGGCAAAAGCCAATCTCACAAAGATGGAGAAGGGGGGAACGAGAACCGTCAAGGTTTCGCTTACCAAGAACACCAATCATTTCAAGGTGGTTTTGCAAAACCTGTCGGGAGTGAATCTCAGTGCCGATGACTTCATCTTCCAGATTACCGATAACAATGGTAAGATGGATTACGACAACAGTCTGATGGAGGATGAAATGCTTACCTACAACGCCTGGTCTGCTTACTCCGCTTCTGCCGGTGTCAGTTCAGGTAGCAGCGAGCAGACATCAGTGGCATGCGCCATCGCCGAGTTGACCACCAACCGGCTGGTGAAAGGCCACGATATGCGACTGCGCGTATACAATAAGTCAACGGGTGCAAGCATCATCAATATTCCATTGATAGATTATGCCTTGATGGTAAAAGGTAATTATAACAAGAGTATGAGCGATCAGGAATATCTGGATAGACAGGATTCCTACGACCTTGTATTCTTCATTGACGAAAACCACAAATGGCAGGCAGCTTCCGTCATCATCAATTCATGGAGAGTGGTACTGAGCAAGACAGATATGTAA
- a CDS encoding FimB/Mfa2 family fimbrial subunit, whose amino-acid sequence MMYEIKGIRYAGGLLRFFVSIAMAWLGCIALVSCDQREIDGVEAEAEANITLTLCLKGTDENSTRAGASSNRLLSSRGDAGTENPDSEMENSIDFSRFHVVFYDANHRMAGILQNMVLIHVGGNIYRLTGSLPVSNKVLVGNHFEGKMVVYANFNMSEADLQKDYNDTDIAQKSFNYEENPKYLPMWGVKKVVFTLAAGKLQDFSDINLLRAVAKVKVNLSNDMKKNGWRIHSMQLFNYNNKGYCMPGKYTDCERTASLTHKEFSHFYDTKQSGGITLTDNVPIYLPEYQNTVRNDADKCVIKLKLVRNGTVEQDASGKDKEYTLRFIDYTDQGTEGTTINDIVRDHYYIFEVYKSSNGQNLVKLTVRKWNVRNHEDIVM is encoded by the coding sequence ATGATGTATGAGATAAAAGGAATAAGATATGCTGGGGGACTGCTTAGGTTCTTCGTATCAATAGCGATGGCTTGGCTAGGCTGTATTGCTTTGGTCTCATGCGACCAGAGAGAAATAGACGGAGTGGAGGCTGAAGCGGAAGCTAATATTACGTTAACCCTCTGTTTGAAAGGAACGGATGAGAATAGCACAAGAGCAGGTGCCTCATCTAACAGACTGCTTTCTTCGAGAGGAGATGCCGGAACGGAAAATCCCGATTCGGAGATGGAAAACAGTATCGACTTTAGCAGATTCCACGTCGTTTTCTATGATGCAAATCATCGTATGGCTGGAATCCTGCAAAACATGGTGCTCATTCATGTGGGCGGTAATATCTACCGGTTGACAGGCTCTTTGCCTGTGAGCAACAAGGTGCTTGTTGGTAACCATTTTGAAGGAAAAATGGTGGTTTATGCCAATTTCAATATGAGTGAGGCTGACTTGCAGAAAGACTACAACGATACGGATATCGCCCAGAAGTCGTTTAATTACGAAGAAAATCCTAAGTATCTGCCGATGTGGGGTGTCAAGAAAGTTGTCTTTACACTTGCTGCCGGCAAGCTTCAGGATTTCTCGGATATCAATCTGCTGAGGGCGGTAGCCAAGGTAAAGGTGAATCTGAGTAACGATATGAAGAAAAATGGATGGCGCATACATAGTATGCAACTCTTCAACTATAATAATAAGGGCTATTGTATGCCTGGTAAATATACAGATTGTGAACGGACTGCATCGCTTACCCATAAGGAGTTTTCGCACTTCTATGATACAAAGCAAAGCGGTGGCATCACCCTGACAGATAATGTGCCCATCTATCTGCCTGAATATCAGAATACGGTCAGAAATGATGCGGATAAATGTGTCATCAAGTTGAAACTGGTTAGAAATGGAACCGTTGAACAGGATGCATCAGGCAAAGATAAGGAATATACCCTGCGTTTCATTGATTATACAGACCAAGGAACGGAAGGTACAACCATCAATGATATCGTACGCGACCATTATTATATCTTCGAGGTGTATAAGAGCAGCAATGGTCAGAATCTCGTGAAGTTGACGGTGAGGAAATGGAATGTACGTAATCACGAAGATATCGTGATGTAA
- the rpsO gene encoding 30S ribosomal protein S15, translated as MYLDKAKKEEIFSKYGKSNSDTGSAESQIALFSYRIAHLTEHVKKNRKDYTTTRALTQLVGKRRALLDYLYDRDINRYRAIVKALGLRK; from the coding sequence ATGTATTTAGACAAAGCAAAAAAAGAAGAGATCTTTAGCAAGTACGGAAAGTCTAACTCTGATACTGGTTCAGCTGAGAGCCAGATAGCATTGTTCTCATACCGTATTGCTCATTTGACGGAACATGTTAAGAAGAACCGTAAAGATTATACTACAACACGTGCGTTGACACAGCTTGTAGGAAAGCGTCGTGCATTGCTCGATTACTTGTATGATCGCGACATCAATCGCTATCGTGCTATCGTCAAGGCCCTCGGTCTTCGTAAGTAA